Proteins from one Candidatus Izemoplasmatales bacterium genomic window:
- a CDS encoding cold-shock protein has translation MNGTVKWFNAEKGYGFITGEDGKDIFAHYSAIQGEGYKALENGQKVSFEVVNGARGPQAANIVKL, from the coding sequence ATGAACGGCACGGTCAAGTGGTTTAACGCAGAAAAGGGTTATGGATTCATCACCGGCGAAGACGGAAAAGACATTTTCGCTCACTACTCGGCAATCCAAGGCGAAGGCTACAAGGCTCTCGAGAACGGCCAGAAGGTTTCCTTCGAAGTCGTGAACGGCGCCCGCGGTCCCCAAGCTGCCAATATCGTCAAACTGTAA